In Bradyrhizobium guangdongense, the sequence CCTCGCCGTTGAGATGGTGCACGGCGGGATGGCGGTCATAGCCGAGCGTGACGTTGCGGAATGCGAGTTGAGCCATGCTCACCTCATCGCCAGGAAGACGATGCCCCAGAGCACGGCGCAGACGGCCAATGCGGCCGCGAGGCGCCCGGCCATGGTCATCCGCAGGATCGACCAGGGCGCGTCCTGGGCCGGATGTGGCGAAGCCGCATCGTGGACATGGGCATGGGTATGGTCGTGCCCGTGCGAATGGCCATGGTCGTGGGAATGGCCATGAGCATGGCCGGGATGATGGGTATGGGACGCGGCGGGAACCATGCCAAAGACGTTATATTATAACATTACGTCTGTCCACGGCCGGCTCAGGGGCGTCTCCGTGTGAGGGAGCGCCCCCTCACCCGACTTGCGCCGGACGATGCTTCGCATCGCCGGGGGCAAATCGACCTCTCCCTGCTGGGGAGAGGTGAACCGCCCCCTGCCGGCCCACTGCATCAATGAAGTTTCGAAATTCCGCGCGGCAAAAAAGGCGGCCGCGTGAGCGACCGCCTTGTTGTCATTCCGGGGCGCGCGAAGCGCGAGCCCGGAATCCATTTGTCAACGCAGACTGGCGCCCGATGGATTCCGGGCTCGGCGCTGACGCGCCGCCCCGGAATGACCGGGTGAGCGCTCAGGCCTTCTCGAACAGGGACTCGACGTATTCCCAGTTCACGAGGTTCTCGACGAACGCCTTGAGATAGTCGGGACGGCGGTTGCGATAGTCGATGTAGTAGGAGTGCTCCCAGACGTCGCAGCCGAGGATCGGGGTGGCGTCGTGCACCAGCGGATTCTCGCCGTTGGGGGTCTTGGAGATCTCGAGCTTGCCGTTCTTGACCTGGAGCCAGCACCAGCCGGAGCCGAACTGACCGACGCCGGCCGCCTGGAAATCGGTCTTGAACTTCTCGAAGCCGCCGAGGTCCTCGTTGATCTTCTTCTCGAGCTTGCCCGGCAGCTTGGTGCCGCCGCCATTGGGCTTCATCCAGCTCCAGAAATGGATGTGGTTGTAGTGCTGGCCGGCATTGTTGAACACGGCGGGGTTCTTGCCGAACGAGCCCTTGACGATCTCCTCAAGGGACTTGCCTTCCCATTCGGTGCCCTTGAGCGCGTTGTTGCCGTTGGTGACGTAAGCCTGATGATGCTTGTCGTGATGGAATTCCAGGGTTTCCTTCGACATGAACTGGCCGAGGGCATCATAGGCGTAAGGGAGTGGGGGCAGCGTAAAGGTCATGGGTTCTTGTCCGCAACTGGTGGGGAACGGGGCTTAACGGTCACCCCTTATAGAAGGTTCCGGCGCCGCAAAATACCGTCAATTTGCGAAAAGGCGCGATGCGATCGCGTGGATTGATTGCACAAATTCGCCGCAGGCAACCATGTTCACCCTGATGTGCTGCAAAATATCATTGCCTTTGAAGCGGTTATGGCAGAACGGATGCACCACGCAGCCGGGGCCGCCAGGTAGAAGCCATGAGCATCGAGATCGACATCCTCAACGGCGACGCCTCGTGGCGGATCGCTGAGCCGCTCCATCAGGCGGTCTGGGGCCCGGACATGATCGCGGGCAAGCCGTGGGCTCACGTCAAATGGGCCAATGCCGATCTGCGCGTGCTGATCGAGACGCCGGAGGATGGCCTCGTCTGCCATGTCGGCATCTATTTTCGCACCATCACCTGGAATGGACAGAAGCTGCATGTCGGCGGCATCGGCGGCGTCTGCACGCGCGAAGACCGCCGCAATCGCGGCTATGCGACCATGGCGATCGACGCCGCCGTGCACACGATGCGCGCCAACGAGGCGGTTCGCTTTGCGATCCTGTTCTGCGAGCCGCACAATTTCGCGTTCTACCAGAGCCGCAGCTGGCTGCCCTTCAATGGCGAAGTCTATTGCGAGCAGCCGGAGGGGCGGATTCGCTTCGATTACATGGCGCCTTACGTCTTCAACGTCGTCCGTGCGCCGACGCTCGGCACCATCGATCTGTGCGGTCTGCCGTGGTGAGCTTCGCGCGCGTCATTGCGCCGGCCACCGAGGCAAATGCACGCAGGCGGATAAGCCTTGGAATGTGATTCTCTTCAGCGTTGCACTATCCTGCTGGGCTGCTATGGAGGCGCCATCTTTTTCGGGGCTGTCTCCATGTTCAAACGATTCGCCATTTTCAAACGATTCAGCATTGTGTCCGTCCTCCTGGCCGCGCTGTCCGGCACGACGGCCGCGCATGCGCAGAGCGCTGACGCCAGCGGGACCTGGCTGACCCAGGCTGGCGATGCGCGCGTCAAGATCAGCAAATGCAGCGGCGGCATCTGCGGCGTCATCGTCTGGTTGAAGCAGCCCTACGACACCGCGACCGGCCAGCCGGCGACCGACAGCAAGAATCCCAATCCCGCGCTCGCCAAGCGTCCGATGATCGGCTTGCCGCTGTTCTCCGGCATGCAGCCTGCGGGCCCGAACAAATGGTCCGGCCAGATCTACAACGCCGATGACGGCAGCACCTATGCGAGCAACGTCACGGTGACGGGCGCCGAGACGCTGCGGGTCGAAGGCTGCGTCGGCGCGCTCTGCGGCGGCGAAACCTGGACGCGCGCGAGACACTAACGCCCGGCCACCATCGCCTTCAAGGCGGTCGCCGCCGCGGCGTACCCGCCGCGCGCGCCATCGATGAAGTGCACGTGGTCGCTGCGCAGCGCCGAAGGCGTGAAGCAGGTCATCATCGCGGCATCCTGCCGATAAAGCCCGTAGCGGACGATGCCGTCGCGGGCAGCGCCCGCCAGACGATCGCTCAAGGCGCTCTCGAGCTCCGGCGTGCAGTCGAGAATCATGCGCAGGCCGTCGTCATACTTGCGGAAGTCGGAGTTCTCGACCACCTGGCGCTTGTAGACTTTTGGCAGGAAGCCTCCGACCTTGATGTCGAAGCGCATCAGCAGATAGACGAAGAACGTATAGGCCAGCACACCGGCGCGACGCATGAGCAGCGGACCGTCGCGCCTGGTGCGGGCTTCGTAATCCAATCCCTGGGGCGGCCATTTCAGCGGCGGCCCCTGCGGCGGCACGGGCCGCCCCGCATCCGGGCTGCGCTCGAGGAGGTGGATGATGTCCTCGATGACCTTGCGGAACGCGAGCGGATCGGCGCCGGCGGCCGGCATCACCAGCACCGACAGGATCAGTCCGCGCGAGGCCGGCATCACCTCGAAGCGGCAGGACAGGCCCGAGAGATCGGGCTGCGCCCCCGACGGCGCCTCGGCAACGGCGAATTCGCCGCGCTTCATTGCGGCATCGGCGTAGGCGAGCCCGCCGCCGGAGAACATCGCATAGGACAGATTGGCCGATGGGCCGAAGCGCGCGACGCGCACGTCCTGCCCCTGCGCACGGATGGCGCTGACAGGCACCAGCGCCACGCGCATTTTCAGATCGAGATCCTCCCGCACCCATGTCGCAGTCGCGGCAAGCGCTTCGCGGGCAGCGTCGAGATCGCCAGGCGCGACCGCAAAGCTCGCGCCGTCGCCGCCGAACACGAAGGGAAATTCGCGTCCCTCCAGCGCATTCGTCACCGCCGCGATGACGGCGGCGCCGGCCATGTTCACCGCCTTGTAGCGCTGCGCCGCGATCGCCTTGGTGGAATCGACGATGTCGGCGACGCCGATGGACCAATCATCAGGCAGCGGTGAATAGAGCACCGGATCCATCAGGCTGGTGAAGCCGCGGAAGACGGGGATGCTGCCGTAGAAGGAATCGTCTGGTGTCATCGGGTGGTGCCGGACGGCTCGAACCGCGTTTGAGCGAGATACGGGGCAGGACCGGTCCGGGTTCGCCGGCTGCCATGCCCCTTTCGAAGTTCCGATCATTGGCTGAAACGGAGCCGGACAACAAGGTCGCGCCGCGCCGCAATGCCGCAGCTCGTCATTGATCGGCATCAAACAGCCGGCTGCCGATTGCGCTTACGGTTCACTATCTGAAATATTGCTTGGGATCATCGGCGTGTCTGACATCGGCAAGAGGGACCCGACCGCTCCCGTACGCCGGCGTACGGGGCTTGACGCGATCAGCGCGGTGAAGATGCCGGAAGGACTGACGGCGACGGTCGATGCCTGGGCCGAGGCCCACCAGCTGTCACGATCAGATGCGATCTGCAAGCTGGTCGAGCTCGGCCTGAAAATCGCTCCCGCGCCTGCACACACGACGGTCTCGGACGCCGCCAGAATCGAAGAGATCGCGGCGCATCAGATCGACCTGCTGCTCGATCCGGCCCTGCCCGCGGAGGAACGCGAACGACGGATCCGCCGCCTCACCGAAGGGCCGCCGGAATTCTCGCACGAGCGGATCGACCTGCCGAAGCCGCCCCGGACTTGAACGCCGATATCGCTAATGCAGCTTTTCGTCCTGGCGCTTGCGCAGCATCGCCATCGGCACGTCGTGACAGCCCACCAGCCGGACGAATTGCTGCGGATACATTTCGTGGCCGTGATCACCGGAGTTCTGATGCGACATCGGCCGGCAGTTGACGTCGCCGGACCTTGTGGGGGACTGGCCCGTGCGGCCCTGGTTTGAAGCGGTCATGCTTGAACTGGCCATGGACTGCTCCCTCTCGATTAGGGCAGATCGATTGACGTAACCCAACCGATTGCGGGACATGCTACGACCAAATCCGGTGGAATGCCATTGAGCCGGATCAACTTAATCGCAGCGGTCGAGTTCCGCTTAGGCCGTATTCCCCGCGTCGACCGTGAACACGGTGCCGGTGATGTTGCGGCCGCCCTCGCCGAGCAGATATTCCACCATGCGCGCGACGTCGTCGGTCTCCGGCAGACGGCGCAGCGCGCTGCGACCGGCGATGCGCTTGCGCCCCTCCTCGGAGAGAGTGTTCGTCAGCTCGGTGTCGATGAAACCAGGCGCGATCGCGTTCACGGTGATGCCGAGCTTGCCGACCTCGCGCGCGAGCGAACGGGTGAAGCCGGTCGCGGCCGCCTTCGTCGCGCCGTAGACGGACAGCCCGTTATAGCCGGTGGTCGCAATGATGGAGGAGATGTTGATGATGCGGCCGGCGCCGTCCGCCATCATCTGCCGCGCCACATATTTGGTGAGGATGATCGGCGACAGCACGTTGAGCTGCACCAGTGCCTCGATCTCCGAATTGTGCATGGTCGCGAGCAGGCCTTCGGTGCCGAGGCCTGCATTGTTGACGAGGCCGTAGATCGGCCCGAACTCGTCGCGCACGAGCTTCGCGAAAGCCGGGATCGCGTCGATCACGGCGAGATCGCAGGCGCGGAAATGCAGGCGTCCGTCGGAGACGGCAATCGCCGCCTTGAGCTCCTCGCTCTCGCGCCGGGCCGCGGCAATCACGTTGAAGCCGGCGCCCGCGAGGCGCCTGCCGATCGCAAGGCCAATACCGCGGCTGCCGCCGGTGACGAGAACATTATGCATCGGTGCGCGCCAATTTGCCGGCCGGGGTGACGTCGAGCGCCTCGACGAAGCGGATCACCGCCGGCACCTTGTGAGAGGCGAGCTGGGCGCGGCACTGCTCCAGGATCTGGTCGCGGATCTCCTTCGCGCGCGCCTGGTCGGTGCCGTCGGCGAGAACGACGTCGGCGACGACGATGCCGCCGGTGATCGGACTGCGCCGCGATTTCGCTCGCGACATCCGCACATCAGGATGACGGTTGATCGCCGCCTCGATCTCTTCAGGGTGGACCTTCAGCCCGCCGATATTGATGATGCCGCCGCGACGGCCGACGAAATAGTAGCGGTCACCGCGCAATTCGACGATATCGCCGCTGTCGACGAAGCCATCGTCATCGGCGAGCGCAGCCGCGTTACGGCCGATATAGGCATGCGCGGTGCGCGTCGAGCGAATCCGCAGCGAGCCGTCGACGACCTTCATCTCGACCCCATTGCGGTTGCCGAGATAGTCGGCCGGAAAACCCTCCAGCCCGTCATTGACCGCGAAGCCGACACCGGCCTCGGTCGAGGCATAGGCATGGCCGACGGAGGAATTTGGGAATGCCGCCTTCAGGCCGTCGAGCACCGCCTGGTCGGCGATCTCGCCGGAGAGACGGACATAGCGCGGGGCAAACCGCGCGGCCGATCCGCTCATCAACAGCTTGCGCCAGTGCGAGGGCGTACCGGAGATGTGGGAGACACCGCGCGCGTTCAGCCGCGCGACGTGATCGGCAAGGGCCTCATGCGGGTCCGACAGCACCATGGAGCCGCCGGAGAGGATGGCACGGAGGAAGATCTGCAAGCCGCCATAGCGCCTGATGTCATAGAACGTGGCCCAGACCGGCGCAGGGCCCTTCGATGGGCCTTCGGCGACGATGGCGCCGGTGAGCGCCTCCAGCGTATGGCCGACGATCTTGGGCACGCCCGACGTGCCCGAGGTGAGCATCAGCCATTCGGTCGCGCGTTCGGTCCTGGCGGGCGCGGTGGCCTGAAGCGGCAATTGCGCGGTGACGACCAGCGACATGCCGGTCCCAGACCAACGATCGGGCTCGTCGGTGACGACGGCATCGATCCCGGCATCCGCGATCAGCGCGTCCAGATGCGCGGGATTGAGGTCCGGCGGGCACAGCAGCATGCGACGGACAATGCCGTCGAGCTCGATCATGGCGAGGCCAGACCTGAGCTGGTCGGATAGCTTGAGCAGGACGGCCCGACCGGACAGCTCGCGCAGGCGGCCGCCAAGCACGGTCTGCGACAGGATGTCGGTGAGCGACAGGACATCGTACGCATCCGACAGCGTTCGGCCCTTCAGCTCCGCGCCGAGATGGTCGCGGAGCGCAAAGATTTCACGCGGGGACATTTTCGTAGGCCCGCACGAAATCGCCCACGGTGGCGGGGAACGCTGCGTCCTCGGAAATGGTAAACGGGTCGACGCCGGTCTCGTCCTCGAGACGCGCGACCAGGATCGCGAAGGCGAGCGAATCGAAGCCCGTCTCGTGCAGCGACAGATCATCCGAGAGTGCGGGAAGCGTGACGTGCTGCTCTTTGGCGATCTGCTTGATCGCTTCGATGACCTTTGACCGTACCGACATGGCTGTTCGCCTCTTGTTTAGTTAATCAAACGTTTGTCTTGCGGCGGCTCTGAGATGACCGCCTCCCATGGCCGTCTGTTTACCCGACAGAAGTAAATGGCCTCTTGGACAATTCAGATAAAATTGGACCTATCTGCCGATTTTGCTGCGGCTACAGCCTGATCGTGCCGTCCGCGATCCGCGCGAATGTCCCGGAATCGAGTGCGGCATAGGCCCCCGATTTCGGCTCCAGCATGAACAGCGGATCCGTCACCACGGCCGGGTCAAAACCTTCCCGCGCGAGCTCGCCCTTCTTCTGCTTGAACGTCTCGGTCGCATCCAGCTCGCGCGAGATGCGGATGAAGATCGGATGGGCATAGGCCGGCAGGCGTCGCGCGAGATGCGCGGGCAGCCCCGCGATCTCGAACCCTTCGTTGACGACGATGGCACTCATGCCGGCGCGGCCATCAGTGCCGGGGACGCTGACACCATAGGTGGTGGCATCGACCACACCGGTGAAATCGCGCACGGCGTCGTTGACCTCCGACGTCGCGACGTTCTCGCCCTTCCAGCGGAACGTATCGCCGATGCGATCGACGAAATGGAAGAAGCCCTTGTCGTCGAGCTGCATCAGATCGCCGGTGCGGAACCAGGCATCGCCCTTGGCGAAGACATCGCGCAGGATCTTCCTCTCCGTCTCGCCGGCGTCGGTATAGCCCTCGAAGCGGCCGCCGCCCTCGTCCGCCCTGCCGATGCGGCCGATGGCCTCACCCGCCTCGCCGCGGGCGCAGGGGATGCAAAAACCCTCGTCATTGCGCAGCGGCGCGCCGCTGTCGGGATCGAGCTTGACGAGGCCCGCAGGAAAGCGATGCGCAAGCAGCGGCGGGACGCGGCCGATCGCGCCTGGCTGGCCCTCGACGTTGAACAGCGAGAAATTGCCTTCGGTCGCGGCATAGAATTCGAGGATGCGGGGAATGGCGAAGCGCGCCTGAAAGTCTTTCCAGATGTCGCCGCGCAGACCGTTGCCGCACGCGAGCCGCAGCTGGTGGCGGTTCTCGTATTCCGACGGCGGCGCCTTGAGCAGATAGCGGCATAGCTCGCCGATATACTGGAACAGCGTGCAATCGTGGCGCACGATGTCGGACCAGAAGTTCGAGGCCGAGAATTTTCCCGCGATCACCACCGCGCCGCCGGCGGCCAGCATGCTGCACGGGGCAACGACGCCGCCGACCGAGTGGAACAGCGGCAGGCAATCATACAGCCGATCCTGCGGCGTCGCGCCGGTAAGGCCGGCGAACCAGAACCCCCAGTTCAGGATGCGGCGATGGCTGATGCTGGCAGCCTTGGGCAGGCCGGTCGTACCCGAGGTATAGATCAGCAGCGCGCGATCATCGATGGTGACGTCGCCATGCTCGTCCGGCGACAGCGGTCCGTCATCAAGCGCGGCCAATGCAACATCGATTGCGCGCTCGCTGCGGGCATCGCCATGAGTCCAGACCTTGGCTTCCGTCTTCAGATGCGGCCTTGCGCTCTCCAGCGTCGCCGCGAGCTCATGCGCAACGATGATATGCGAGGGCTTGGCGACGTCGAGACAATGCGCGAGAGATTTGCCGACGAGCTTGGTATTGATCAACGCCACCACGCCGCCGATGCGGCTGATGCCGAGCCAGGCTGCGACATAGTCCAGGCCGTTCGGCATGATCAGGCCGACGGTATCGCCTTTGGCGAGGCCGACCGAGCGCGCCCAGCGCGCATAGCGGCGGATGCGCTTCGACAAGCCCTCGTAGTCGAGTGTTGCGTCATCCATCACCAGCGCGAGGCGGTCGGGCTGGCGTCGTGCCCAATCCTCGATCACGTCGGCGAACAGACGGCCCGGCAGCGTCTCGATCCGCGCGGTCAATTCGATCGCCTTCAGCCAGATTTTCGAGGCCGAGGGTGCGCGCGCGGCTTGGGGTTGCTCGATGACGCCGATGGTCATGCGGTTCATTCTTTCGGACGGTATCTGCTTGTGCCGGCAGCTTAGCCCGCACGCCCTGCCCAGGTGTTAAGAGACAAGGTAAAAGCCGATCAGCGCGCGATTAACTCTAGTCATCCTTTACCAAGTCGATGGGAACGGCGTGCGGCCAAGCGTAATTCTTGCGATAGCAATTCCAGTCATTCGGGCGCGCTATGCGGCCCTCTCGCCTCGCGCGAAATGAACTGGAGGCCACGATGATTACCAGGCGACATTTCCTTCAGACCGCAGCATGTGCCGCGGCGGCGCTCGCAGCGCCTCGCGCCTTTGCGATCGGCAACCCGTCCTATCCGTCGCGCAGCGTGAAATGGGTGGTGCCGTATGCGCCCGGTGGGGCCACCGACCTGCTGTCGCGGTTGATCTGCCAGCGCCTGTCCGAACGACTCGGGCAGACCTTCGTGGTCGAGAACAAGCCCGGCGCCGGCAGCAATATCGGCACGCAGGCGGTCATTACGTCCGCGCCGGACGGCTACACGCTGCTGCTGACCTCGACCGCAAATGCGATCAACGCCTCGTTCGATCCGGCGCTGCCCTATGACTTTGCCAAGGGCATCGCGCCGGTCGCCGGCGTCGCGCGGATTCCGCTGGTGCTGGTCGTCAACAACGATCTGCCGGTGAAGAGCGTCGCCGACTTCATCGCCTACGCCAAGTCCAATCCCGGCAAGATGTCGATCGCCTCTTCCGGCATCGGCACCTCGCTGCATCTCTCCGGCGAGCTGTTCAAATCGATGGCGGGCGTGCAGTTCACCCATGTGCCGTATCGCGGCTCTGCGCCGGGCCTCACCGACGTGATGAGCGGCCAGATCCAGGGCATGTTCGACAACGTCACTTCGTCCTTCGAGCTGGTGCGCGCCGGCAAGCTGCGCGCGCTCGGCATCACCACGCGCGAGCGCTCGGAGATCCTGCCTGATGTGCCGCCGATCGCGGACACGCTGCCCGGCTACGAGACATCCTCGTTCTACGGGGTCGGTGCGCCCTACGATACGCCGCGCGAGATCATCGATCTCCTCAATCGCGAGGTCGACACGGCCTTGTCAGATCCCGGGATCAAGGCGCGCATCGCAGAGCTCGGAGCGATCCCGCTGCACGGCAATGCCGGCGAGTTCGGCGGCATGCTCACTGCCGAAACCGAGCGCTGGCGCAAAGTGGTCGAGCTGTCCGGAATCAAGAAGGAATAGCTTGCGGCCATCTCGGCATTAGCGGCTTCGCCGATGGCGGGGGCGCGGTGGCGGCAGGTTGACCGGGTAATAAGGATTGAGGTCGCAGGTTGCGGCCTGACCGTCAGCCGTCGCACGGCACTGCGGCAGCGATGTGAAGGAGCAGTCATACCACTCCCCGCCGCCGCCGCTCGCGCCGGTATAGACGTGCATGCAAACGGGATAGCTTGGGTCAAATGTCTGGGCCTGCGACGGAGCGGCTGCAAGCCATGCACCGGCCGTCACGATCAGGCCGAAGGTCAAGCGCGTGATCTTCATTGAAACTCGCATCGTAGACCGTCAGTGCACTTTCTTGTGACGTTTGGCCGGCACGGGCGGCTGATCGAAAGCATAGTAGGGATTGAGATCGCAGCTCGCGGCGCGGCCCGAAGCGGTGGCGCGGCACTGCGGCAGCGAGGTGAAGGAGCAGTCGAAATAATCGCCGCCACCGCCGGTGAAACCGCCGGGCGTGTAGACATGCATGCAGACCGGATAGCGCGGATCATAAGTCTGCGCGCCGGCATCTGCCGCGACGAACAGCGTGGCAATCGCGGTAAGGGTCAGGAGAGACAAACGCATCGGACATATCCTCGAATCGGTAGCAGCAGCACGCGTTATGCCATTTCGATATGGCACAACAGCGCGGAAGAAGCGATCGTTCCTATTAATACCTCTCCCGCTTGTGACGCGCAGCAAAAACGATGGGACACAACGCCGTAACGATCTGAAACGGCGAAGACGCACTGGACCCGGCCTGCATTGAACGCATATCTCGCGACACCCATCGTTCGACCAAGGTCGCAAGCGATGGGCGCACGAAACCGTTCGCTGGACCGGGCGAACGGATTAGTCTTCGGACCACAGCGCCGGCCCCGGACCGATGATGTTCCGGAGCAATCAACAAACAATATGGGCTGAAGGAAACGCACATTCGCCGCTCGGGCTCTTGAGCGCGGCTCCGCCGTTGGTGGAGGAAGATGCGTCGGCGGCCTGTGGTCTCAGGGCATGCAAGAGAGCATCTCGTCTCCGTTCATCCGCTATCCGATCGGCACCTCGCTGCTGATGGCCGGCATCCTGTTCGTAGGTCTCGTCGCCTATCCTCTGCTGCCGGTTGCACCGCTGCCGCAGGTCGACTTTCCGACCATCCAGATCTCCGCCTCGCTTCCCGGCGGCAGCCCCGAAACCATGGCGTCCTCCGTGGCGCAGCCGCTCGAGCGCCAGCTCGCACAGATCCCCGGCATCACGCAGATGACCTCGACGAGCTCGCTCGGCTCGGCCTCGATCACCCTCCAGTTCGATCTGAACCGCCTGATCGACGCGGCCGCCAACGACGTGCAGGCTGCGATCAACGCCGCCAGCGGGCAACTGCCGAAGAACCTGCCGTCTCCGCCGACTTACCGGAAGGTCAATCCGGCGGACTCGCCGATCATGATCCTGTCGGCGACCTCCGATACGCTGCCGCTGACCACCGTCAGCGACCGCACCGACGCCCAGCTCGCACAGCAGATCAGCCAGATCCCCGGCGTCGCCCAGGTGTTCGTCGGCGGACAGCAGAAGCCTTCGGTGCGCATCCAGGTCGATCCGACCAAGCTGGTCGCCAAGGGTCTGTCGCTGGAGGACGTACGCAGCCAGATCGCGATCGCGACCACGGACAGCCCGAAGGGCAGTATCGACGGCGCGAAGCGCGCCTATACCGTCTACGCCAACGACCAGCTGCTCGAGGCGAGCCAGTGGCAGGACGTCATCGTGGCCTATCGCGGCGGCGCACCTTTGCGGGTTCGCGACATCGGCAAAGCCGTGTCGGGACCGGAGGATTTGAAGACCGCGGCCTGGGCCGACGGCAAGCGCGGCGTGTTCCTGGTCATCTTCAAGCAACCCGGCGCCAACGTCATCGAGACGGTCGACCGCATCAAGCAGAAGCTGCCGCGGCTGATTGCGGCGATCCCGCCGGCGATCAACATCAAGATCATCAGCGACCGCACCATCACCATCCGCGCGGCGGTCGATGACGTTCAGATCACGCTCATGATCACCATTGCGCTGGTGGTGATGGTGATCTTCGTCTTCCTGCGCAGCTTCTGGGCCACGATCATCCCGAGCATCACGGTGCCGCTGGCGTTGCTCGGGGCCTGCTCGCTAATGTGGGTGTTCGGCTACTCCCTGGACAATCTGTCGCTGATGGCGCTGACCATCGCGGTCGGCTTCGTGGTCGACGACGCCATCGTGATGCTGGAGAACATCACGCGCTATGTCGAACGGGGCGAAAACCCTGTCACCGCCGCCTACAAGGGCGCGGCCGAGATCGGCTTCACCATCGTCTCCATCAGCATCTCGCTCGTCGCCGTGCTGATTCCCCTGCTGCTGATGGGCGGCATCATCGGCCGGCTGTTCCGTGAATTTGCCGTGACACTGTCGATGGCGATCTTCGTCTCGCTCGTGGTGTCGCTGAGCCTGACGCCGATGATGGCCTCGCGTTTCCTGCGCTCCGACCACGAAGTCCGCCACGGCCGCTTCTACCAATGGAGCGAACGGTTGTTCGAGCGCCTGCTTGGCGACTATGAGCGCGGGCTCGACCTCGCGCTTCGGCATAGTCTCGTCACGCTCTTCATCTTCTTCGCCACCGTTGCACTGTCGGCACTGTTGTTCATCCTGATCCCAAAAGGTTTCTTCCCGCAACAGGACAACGGCTTTCTCACCGCCGTGTCGGAGATGCCCCAGGACATCTCCTTCGCCGAGATGAAGCGACGGCAGGAGGAGCTCAATGCGATCGTACAAGCTGATCCTGCCGTTGATTCCATCGCGATGTTCATCGGCGGCGGCGGGACGGCGCTGAACTCCGGACGCATGTACGTCACGCTGAAGCCGATCGGGGAGCGCGACGCCAATGCGCAACAGATCATCGCGCGGCTACGGCCAAAGCTCGCCCAGGTCGAGGGCGCACGTCTCTACATGCAGGCTTCGCAGGACGTGCGGCTCGGCGGCCGCGCGACCCGCACCCAGTTCGAGTTCACGCTTCAGGACGCCAATCTTTCCGAGCTGGACACCTGGGCGCCGAGGATCCTGACGGAGATGAAAGGCCTGCCGGAGCTTCGCGACGTCGCCACGGACCAGCAGACCGAGGGCACGACGCTGCAGCTCACGATCAATCGCGACACGGCCGCACGCTACGGTATCCAGCCGCAGCTGATCGACGATACGCTCTATGATGCCTTCGGCCAGCGCCAGGTGGCGCAATACTTCACGCAGACCAACAGCTATCACGTGGTGCTCGAGATCACGCCGGCATTGCAAGGCAAGCTCGAGACGCTCGACAAGCTCTATGTCAAATCGCCGCTGACGGGCGACGAGGTCCCGCTCTCTGTGATCTGCAGCTGGAATAACGAGCCTGTCAGGCCGCTGGCGATCGCGCACCAGAGCCAGTTCCCGGCGGTGACGATCAGCTTCAACCTCGCCGAGGGCATCGCGCTCGGGCAGGCAACCGCCGCCGTGATGCGCGCGGCCGGCGAGATGGGCGCGCCACCAACGCTGTCTATGAGCTTCCAGGGGACCGCGCAGGCGTTCCAGCAGTCGCTC encodes:
- a CDS encoding efflux RND transporter permease subunit; the protein is MQESISSPFIRYPIGTSLLMAGILFVGLVAYPLLPVAPLPQVDFPTIQISASLPGGSPETMASSVAQPLERQLAQIPGITQMTSTSSLGSASITLQFDLNRLIDAAANDVQAAINAASGQLPKNLPSPPTYRKVNPADSPIMILSATSDTLPLTTVSDRTDAQLAQQISQIPGVAQVFVGGQQKPSVRIQVDPTKLVAKGLSLEDVRSQIAIATTDSPKGSIDGAKRAYTVYANDQLLEASQWQDVIVAYRGGAPLRVRDIGKAVSGPEDLKTAAWADGKRGVFLVIFKQPGANVIETVDRIKQKLPRLIAAIPPAINIKIISDRTITIRAAVDDVQITLMITIALVVMVIFVFLRSFWATIIPSITVPLALLGACSLMWVFGYSLDNLSLMALTIAVGFVVDDAIVMLENITRYVERGENPVTAAYKGAAEIGFTIVSISISLVAVLIPLLLMGGIIGRLFREFAVTLSMAIFVSLVVSLSLTPMMASRFLRSDHEVRHGRFYQWSERLFERLLGDYERGLDLALRHSLVTLFIFFATVALSALLFILIPKGFFPQQDNGFLTAVSEMPQDISFAEMKRRQEELNAIVQADPAVDSIAMFIGGGGTALNSGRMYVTLKPIGERDANAQQIIARLRPKLAQVEGARLYMQASQDVRLGGRATRTQFEFTLQDANLSELDTWAPRILTEMKGLPELRDVATDQQTEGTTLQLTINRDTAARYGIQPQLIDDTLYDAFGQRQVAQYFTQTNSYHVVLEITPALQGKLETLDKLYVKSPLTGDEVPLSVICSWNNEPVRPLAIAHQSQFPAVTISFNLAEGIALGQATAAVMRAAGEMGAPPTLSMSFQGTAQAFQQSLGTVPMLILAALVVVYLVLGVLYESYIHPLTILSTLPSAGVGAIAILMISGFDFSLIALIGVILLIGIVKKNGIMMVDFAIAAEREQRLTPEQSIRQAALLRFRPIMMTTMAALLGGVPLMLGHGTGAEIRQPLGYAMVGGLVVSQALTLFTTPVVYLYLDRFSNALSRWMERKPEVEEEREEQKDAAE